From the Brassica napus cultivar Da-Ae chromosome A8, Da-Ae, whole genome shotgun sequence genome, one window contains:
- the LOC106384789 gene encoding E3 ubiquitin-protein ligase KEG-like, with product MKFYEGCVGDKMARLKGGKLSLSDVLRYGIDLVTGILELHAKGFLILNLKPSNFLLNDNDTAILGDVGVPYLLHSIPLPSSDMIMRLGTPNYMAPEQWQPEVRGPMSFETDSWGFGCSIVEMLTGVQPWSGKSIDEIYNLVVIKREKLTIPNAIPPPLENLLQGCFMYDLRSRPSMTDILHVFKRLQNSEEEEFWSFWRGIDSREIRKSSAYLGYTEWFLSKDHLQVGDTVRSRKPANSCKHENMDVPEGKVVGLERDTTDSDGFALVKVHGVHDPLRVHVSVLERVTKDLASGDWVRLKYVGVADKRCSPVGIVHSINREGIVAVGFIGLPTLWRGTSSQLQMAKGYSVGQFVKIKAFVVTPRFKWIRKDKRVWATGRISHVLPNGCLEVEFPGALPFGQEHGSCLADPAEVEVVDFSTCEGVVEKIQHLQDFHWAVRPLLAAMGLLASMKLDHARFYIWI from the exons ATGAAATTCTATGAGGGCTGTGTTGGTGACAAGATGGCTCGGCTTAAAGGAGGAAAGCTTTCATTGTCTGATGTATTGAG ATATGGGATTGATCTAGTTACAGGGATTCTTGAGTTGCACGCAAAAGGGTTTCTGATTCTCAATCTCAAGCCCTCTAACTTTCTTCTCAATGATAACGATACGGCCATCCTAGGGGATGTTGGAGTCCCTTATCTACTTCATAGTATCCCTTTGCCAAGTTCTGATATGATAATGAGACTTGGAACTCCAAACTATATGGCTCCAGAACAGTGGCAACCTGAAGTAAGAGGTCCCATGTCCTTTGAGACTGACTCTTGGGGGTTCGGATGCAGCATTGTGGAAATGCTCACTGGTGTACAACCTTGGAGTGGTAAATCCATCGACGAAATTTACAACTTAGTGGTCATAAAAAGAGAAAAGCTCACTATCCCCAATGCCATACCGCCTCCTCTTGAGAATCTACTTCAGGGTTGCTTTATGTATGATCTTCGAAGCCGACCTTCTATGACAGACATCTTACACGTCTTCAAGAG GTTGCAGAACTCAGAGGAGGAAGAGTTCTGGTCCTTCTGGAGAGGCATTGATAGTAGAGAAATCAGGAAGAGCTCAGCTTATCTCGGCTATACAGAATGGTTCCTTTCAAAGGATCATCTACAAGTAGGGGACACGGTGCGTTCAAGAAAGCCTGCCAATTCGTGTAAGCATGAGAACATGGATGTGCCAGAAGGAAAGGTGGTTGGTTTAGAACGTGACACTACCGACTCGGATGGATTTGCTCTGGTTAAAGTCCATGGTGTTCATGATCCGCTAAGGGTTCACGTATCTGTTCTTGAAAGGGTAACTAAAGACTTGGCTTCTGGAGATTGGGTACGTCTGAAGTATGTAGGAGTGGCAGACAAGAGGTGTTCTCCAGTTGGCATTGTCCATTCAATCAACCGTGAGGGTATTGTAGCTGTTGGGTTTATTGGGTTGCCAACTCTCTGGAGAGGGACTTCATCACAGCTTCAGATGGCTAAAGGATACAGTGTTGGTCAGTTTGTGAAGATCAAAGCCTTTGTTGTCACCCCAAGATTCAAATGGATACGTAAAGATAAAAGAGTTTGGGCAACTGGCAGAATCTCTCATGTTTTACCCAACGGTTGTCTCGAGGTGGAGTTCCCTGGAGCGTTGCCTTTCGGACAGGAGCATGGAAGCTGTCTTGCTGATCCGGCTGAAGTAGAGGTTGTGGATTTTAGTACTTGTGAAGGTGTTGTGGAAAAAATTCAGCATCTACAAGACTTTCACTGGGCTGTGAGACCTTTACTGGCTGCCATGGGTCTATTGGCATCAATGAAGTTAGACCATGCTCGCTTTTATATTTGGATTTGA